The proteins below are encoded in one region of Lactuca sativa cultivar Salinas chromosome 3, Lsat_Salinas_v11, whole genome shotgun sequence:
- the LOC111919014 gene encoding fasciclin-like arabinogalactan protein 10 — protein MYPLRLRITVLTLWFIAAAVSGHNITDILSDFPEYSVFNDYLTQTRLDDEINRRETITVLVLNNSVMTKFVANQALSVVKPALSIHVLLDYFDMAKLLTIGGGSMISTTLYQTTGNAAGSTGFVNITDLKGGKIEFGSADKESKIESLYTKSVKEFPYNISVLEINSPIINLEILPKSLDVNFSTLLDAARCRTFLKLLKSTGVLDIYKKVAEQALTVFAPTDLAFKYTGAPDLNNLTNAELVSLLLYHAIPSYVPEITLENEKDPMPTLATNNAGKFAFTIQTYGNSLMLNSGVDDSRVLKMVSDAVPVCIFMIDKVLLPMELFAKRRVPAAASSPAPESSPPSVSATAPGSSSTPIAPSPAHIAGTQPVIPPPAPTIPPASSPVGGAPPADNPTADMGSNNVSGGDRRKVPAIFLVLVIVSISGIFF, from the coding sequence ATGTATCCTTTACGTTTACGCATCACAGTCCTCACACTATGGTTCATCGCCGCCGCCGTCTCCGGTCACAACATCACCGATATCTTGTCAGATTTTCCGGAATACAGCGTCTTCAACGACTACCTCACACAAACAAGACTCGACGACGAGATCAACAGACGAGAAACAATCACTGTTCTGGTGTTGAACAACTCCGTCATGACAAAATTCGTCGCCAATCAAGCGCTTTCCGTCGTCAAACCTGCTTTAAGCATTCATGTTCTTTTGGATTATTTTGACATGGCGAAGCTTCTGACGATTGGCGGCGGAAGTATGATCTCCACCACCCTCTACCAGACCACCGGAAATGCCGCCGGAAGCACCGGATTTGTTAATATTACAGATTTGAAAGGCGGTAAAATCGAATTCGGATCGGCGGATAAAGAATCAAAGATCGAatcgttgtataccaaaagtgtGAAAGAATTTCCTTATAATATTTCTGTTTTAGAAATTAATTCACCGATCATTAATCTTGAGATTTTACCAAAGTCATTAGATGTTAATTTTAGTACTTTGTTGGACGCGGCGAGGTGTCGGACGTTTTTGAAGTTGCTTAAAAGCACCGGTGTACTGGATATATACAAGAAGGTGGCGGAGCAGGCGCTGACGGTGTTTGCACCGACGGATTTAGCGTTTAAGTACACCGGAGCACCGGATTTGAACAACTTGACGAACGCTGAGCTTGTTTCGTTGTTACTGTATCATGCGATTCCAAGTTATGTTCCTGAAATTACTTTGGAAAATGAGAAGGATCCAATGCCTACGCTTGCCACAAACAACGCCGGAAAGTTTGCTTTCACGATTCAAACCTACGGGAATTCTTTAATGCTCAATTCTGGTGTTGACGATTCGCGTGTTCTAAAGATGGTAAGTGATGCAGTGCCGGTGTGCATTTTCATGATCGATAAGGTTCTTCTTCCGATGGAGTTATTCGCCAAACGACGAGTTCCCGCAGCTGCATCATCGCCGGCCCCGGAATCTTCGCCGCCATCAGTATCTGCTACAGCGCCGGGTTCTAGTTCTACACCAATTGCTCCCTCACCGGCACATATTGCCGGAACCCAACCGGTGATACCACCTCCGGCTCCTACGATTCCTCCAGCTTCATCACCGGTTGGTGGTGCTCCACCGGCGGATAACCCTACCGCCGACATGGGAAGCAACAATGTAAGCGGTGGGGATAGACGTAAAGTTCCGGCGATCTTCCTAGTGCTGGTTATCGTATCAATTTCGGGTATTTTCTTTTGA